Within the Candidatus Ozemobacteraceae bacterium genome, the region GCATAACGGTGGAACTGAACGTCGCGATACCGTGGAATTTGTGGGGCGTTTCTTCGTATGCGAAATTTCAGCATCTGAGCATTTCCACCTACTCCGTCAACGTCATCTTCAGTTCATACACGAATCCATCGTCAAACCGGTATATTTGGAAATTCGATCAGATCGAGTCGGAGACGACATACGAATTTCAATATCCGGGAACATACACCCTGACGGTTCAAGCGCCGAGTTCCTGGCTCAGCACCTCGGCATCGAACGCGAATGGAAAATGGTTCTACACCTCTTCCCCCGCCAAGATCGGCGTTCATACGCTGCGCGGCTATCCCAAACTTCCGACGGCTTACATCGGCGTTGCTGCCGGAGATTATCACTCGATCGCCGTCGCAAGCGAATCGAACACGACGTCGCTTCTGGCATGGGGGCTGAATTCGAGCGGGCAACTCGGACTCGGCGATACCGTTTCTCGCGATCGCCCGGTTCCCGTTCCAAACTGTTCGAACGTCCGACGGGTCGTTTGCGGTGCCTACCATACCCTCGCGTTGAAGAATGACGGAACGGTCTGGGCATGGGGAGACAATTCGTACGGACAGCTCGGGATCGGCTCGACGGTGTCCAAATCCGTCCCGACGCGAATTACGTCTCTCACCGACATCGTCGGAATCGCGGCCGGCTCGTATCATTCCCTCGCGATTTCCGCGAATGGAACCGTGTATTCATGGGGCCGCGGCGACAACGGCAGACTCGGAACCGGCGCCGTCAGCGGCAATCAAACTTCACCGGCGATCGTTACGGGTTTTCCGTAACCTGCCGATAGGCGAACAGTTCTTCTTGCCATTCTCAGGCAGTTCGTATAATAATCGATATTTCTCCATTGTGCCGCTGATGTCACATCCTGAAGCCGGAGGTATATGATGACCGCTCGCACGTATCAGAAACCGGGCTTTGTCGAAATCGAATCATCCTATGCCCGGCTTGTCCGTCACGAAACCCAGGGATGGGCATGCAAGACCATCCCGCTGGTAGGCGATTCCCCCTGGCCGCTCCTCAAAACCGAGATGCAATCGTTTTTTCCCGGCGGATCGCAGCTGGTGTTCGTTTTTCAGGAGCGATGCGGAATACGGATGTTTCATTTCCCATCGACCTTGTCACCAACCGAAATTCTTGGAAATCTCCGCCTTCGGCGAGATGAATACTTCGGTTCTCGAGAAGAGTATCTGCTTTCCCTTCGGATGGGCAATCCGGTCGACGGCAAGAATCGGGAAGTCTATGTCACGTTCGTTCCCCGATCCCTGAGTGACTCAGCCCAGGAACTCTGCGCCAGCCTGGGCTATTCCCTCCAACGCATCGTAACCGGCTTCGATGCGCTGCTCGGAGCCACGGCCCGCCAGCTCGGCCGCAACAACCCCGAAACCGTCGTCATCGCGAGTCTCGGATATTCGCAGGTGAATCTGGCTGCATGGCGCGGCGGAGAACTCATCATGGTCCGGTCGCTCCTTACCGGTTCCATCAAAGAACTCGAAAACGCCGTGTTCTCCGCATTTTCGATCACCCCGCCCGATCTCATGAGAATCCTGTCGGAATCGCTGGAAGTCCCCCCGGCCGTCAAGAATTCGATCGCCGATAACCGACAGGAGATCATGACGCACATCGGAACGCTTTTCGCCGAACTTCGAGGCCGAAAGCTCCTCTCCGAGAACCCGACCCTGTTCCTTTGCCAGCCGGTCGTCGCGGAGCCTCAACTTGCGTCCATGTTGTCCGAAAGATTCTCGGCACGAGTCATCGAGCTGAACGGCATCATGCAAGATGAAACGGCCGTCGGCGAGGATTTTCCCAGGTGGAGCTGGCTCTTGGGCGGCGTCATGCCGGCGGCCATCAACGTGCTTCCCCCGCGCACCCGGAGGGAACGTCTTCTGGCGGCATCTCCCCGGCTCGCCTTTTTCGCCATGATCGTGATGTGCATCGCCCCGTTCATTCTCATGAGATCGTTGAAATCAAATATCGCCCTGGAAAACGCTCTGCTCATCGAACAGAATCAGGCTTTCAACCAGATCGTCGAACTCAATCGGTCCAACCAGGAGTTGTATGCCGGTGTCGAGACGATAGCCAGCGGAGTAACCGCCGACATTTCCCGGCGCGGCCAGACAACCACGCTCATTCGATATCTTTCCGAAAGCCTGCCCGCCTTAACACGGCTCGAAAAGCTGGAAATATTGAACAAAGAAGGCAAAGTGACCATTTCCGGGAAATCCGTGGACACGGAATCCTCTCTTCGGTATCTCGATGCCGTGAAAGCGTCACCGTTCCTCGAAAAGGTGGAAATCTCCTTCGACTCGCCGGGCGGAACGACCGTTTCCTTCTCCATCACCGGTCTGCTCACCAAGAAGGGATGACATTTCAATGTTTGAGCGAATATTGCGGTATCTGGTCATCATCGGGCTTTTGTTCCTGCCGTGGCGCTATTCTCTGCTCGCGGAACTTTCACAGCTCAAGGCAGGCCGTCAGCAAAACGTCGATACGACCGCCACGATACGCCATCTCGCGGACGGACGCGGCGAGGTCATGAAAAAAGCCCTCGAACTGCAACGCCAGCAACTCAAGGCACGGCAGAGGGCGCTTTCCTTCATTCTCCCCCCGTTTTCCCAAGCCCGCGCGAACCTCATGGCGTCATTCGATACGGTGCGTTCGCAAATTCCCGGCGAATGGGAAGTCGTTCCCGAGGGGAAGTTCCATTCGGAAGGAATGCATGTCGTCTGGCCGTTCCGGTTCAAATATATCGGCACCTATGCGAATGCGGTCAAGGCGCTCGCCGCGATGGAGACGGCCCCCCAGTTGCTGCGCCTCACCAGGACGACCGTGACCGGGGCCGGAAGCAGCGTCATCGTCGAAGGGAACGTCGAGATGGTGTATCTTGATGACACCGCGTCAGGGGGGGTGAGCCTGTGAACGACACGCTGAAATTCGCCGTCGTGGCTTCGACGGTATCCCTGGTTCTGTTCGGATTGAATGTCTACCACATCCTCTTCGGGAACCTCACTCCCCGCATGAGCGATATCGCCAACATCCAGATCGCCTTCGTCCAGACCATCGTCTCCCCGTCCGCGTCGAAGTTGATCGAGTCTCTCCACGAAACGCTGAAACCGTTCACTCCCTTCTTTTACGAGAACATGAAGCTGTACGGCATGCGCCGTTCCGGAAACGCCGAATGGACCGCGCTGTTCGCGGGAGAGTCGGAAAACGTCATCGCGCTGAAACCGGGCTCCTCATACGAGGGGGTCACGGTCGTCAGAACGGATGAACGATCCTGTCATGTGACATACGGCACCGTCGAACGCGATTTTTCCTTATAACGATAATAATATATTTACCCACACACCACGGGAGCATCGATGATATGAACCGGTTCAAACCAAGCAGGATCGTGTCGGCCACCGCCGTCGGTTGTCTGTTGCTGGCCTCCAGCCATCTGTTGAAGGCCGCATCCGGGAATGATTCTCAAAAACCAGAAACGCCGCCGGCGCTTTCCGCTCTCACGTCCGCTCAGAAACAGGCCGTCCCGTCGGGCTCCCTCTCGATGGTCATTCGCGGGATGCCGACCGAGCAGGCGCTGGAGCAGGTTGCAGCGAATTTCGGTCTTCAACTCCAGCCGCAGGTCGAATTGCCCGGGGCCGTCAACCTCGAGTTCGACGGCGCCGGCCTCGACCAGGCAATGAGCGAGATCGTCGGTCCGCTGAACCTCGACTGGATGGTTGAAAACGGCCGTCTGCACGTCTTTCAACCCCGCCAGCCCTGGACGCACGTGAGCGACGCCGCGAACGGCGCCCCGTCCATGGCGGCCATTCCGCTCGTGAAGCCGGAAGAGCCTGTCTCGAGCCGCATCGTCGTCCTGAAAAAGCGAAAGGCCGAAGACATTCAGAAGCTCATCAAGGATCTGAGCACCGGCATGAACATCGTCACCGACGCGCCTACGAACTCCCTCATCTGTCTGGGCACCGAGAAGCAACTCGCCGAAGCGGAGCAGCTCGCGAAGAGTCTCGACGAACTGCCTCCTTCCGCCCAGGGAGTCGCCTCCTCCCCGCTCGTGGCGAAAGTCGAGTTCATCACCGAGATCTTCAAACTCGACCATGTCGACTTCGACAGTCTCGAGAAAGAGCTGACGTCGGTGATTGCCCGCGAAACCTCAGGAACGGGGAGCTCAAATCAGCAAGCGGCGCTGACAAAAGACGGCAAGCCGATCGAGAAAGAGTATTTTCTCCTCGATCGGGAACGGCGCATCGTTCTCATCCATTCAACGCTGGAAAAAATTGCCAGTCTCAAAACCTATTTCACAACGATCAACCAGCCGCTCGCTCAGGTCATGATCGAAGCCCAGATCGTCGCGGTCGACACCGACTTCGAGAAGAACATGGGCATCAAATGGAACACCTCCGTCGGGTATACCGGCCCCGCCAATGCCTGGAGCACGGGGAAATTCGATCCCGTTCAACTTCCGCCCGCGAACTCCGTTCAATCACCGAACGCGGATACCTACCAGTCCTTCCAGTTCGGCAAGTGGAGCCTGAACAACCTCCAGGCACTTCTCGACACTGCCCAATCCCAGAACAAGGCGCAGGTTCTCTCGAGGCCGAAGATCATGTCGGTCACCGGGAAGAAGGCGAAGATCCAGATCGGCACGAAGATTCCCTACACCACCTCGACGACGCTCACCGACGGCGGGAATACAACCGAAAACGTGAATTTCGTCGACGTCGGCATCATTCTCGACGTCACGCCCATGATCCACACCGACAATCACACGGTTCGCATGACGGTGAAGCCCGAGGTTTCCGATGCGATCGCCTACGCGAAGAACGGCGCCCCGATCATCGCGACACGCCAGACGGAAGCCACCGTCGAGGTGAGGAACGGGGAAACGATGGTCATCGGCGGCCTCCTGACCAGCGAAAACGGCAAATCAACGACCGGTGTGCCGCTGCTCCGAGACGTTCCCGTTCTCGGCGAATTCTTCAAGTTTTCCAAGAGAACCAACAAGAAGACGAATCTCATGATTCTCATCACCACCCGCATCGTCGATACCGAATTCGAAGGCACCCTTTCACCCAGGCTCGCGACATCGATCAGCATGATGCACGGCAATCCCGCGGTCATCGCCTCTTCACCGATCGCAAGCCTCACGCTCCCCCTGAGCTTGAAGTCT harbors:
- a CDS encoding secretin N-terminal domain-containing protein; translated protein: MNRFKPSRIVSATAVGCLLLASSHLLKAASGNDSQKPETPPALSALTSAQKQAVPSGSLSMVIRGMPTEQALEQVAANFGLQLQPQVELPGAVNLEFDGAGLDQAMSEIVGPLNLDWMVENGRLHVFQPRQPWTHVSDAANGAPSMAAIPLVKPEEPVSSRIVVLKKRKAEDIQKLIKDLSTGMNIVTDAPTNSLICLGTEKQLAEAEQLAKSLDELPPSAQGVASSPLVAKVEFITEIFKLDHVDFDSLEKELTSVIARETSGTGSSNQQAALTKDGKPIEKEYFLLDRERRIVLIHSTLEKIASLKTYFTTINQPLAQVMIEAQIVAVDTDFEKNMGIKWNTSVGYTGPANAWSTGKFDPVQLPPANSVQSPNADTYQSFQFGKWSLNNLQALLDTAQSQNKAQVLSRPKIMSVTGKKAKIQIGTKIPYTTSTTLTDGGNTTENVNFVDVGIILDVTPMIHTDNHTVRMTVKPEVSDAIAYAKNGAPIIATRQTEATVEVRNGETMVIGGLLTSENGKSTTGVPLLRDVPVLGEFFKFSKRTNKKTNLMILITTRIVDTEFEGTLSPRLATSISMMHGNPAVIASSPIASLTLPLSLKSEGSSKQAPSEKKAPIVKDHRLSNVAKESTAPAGNEKKPQR